The Vogesella indigofera nucleotide sequence TGCCGCGTTGAAAACGCCTTCGGCATGCTGGTTTATCTCTAGCTCAACGTCGCTCCCCCAGCCGTTTTCGCCTTGTCTCGCGTGAGCGTGCGAGACCTTGAACAGATTCTGAGCACGACAACAAAAATCCCCGCCGCGGCGGGGATTTTCCATGCAAGCTTGGCCGCAAGGCGCGACCGTGCTCAGTCTAGGATCAGCTGCTGGATCAGGCGCTGACCGGCCTTCCAGTCGCCAAGGCGGCTGTTGCTGCCCATGTGGCCGCTGTTGCCGGCGCTGAGCAGCGGCACCTGCCAGCACGCCGCCAACGCTTCCGCCTCCGTCCAGTCGCAGAACAGGTCGTCGTGGCTGGCCACCAGGCGTGCCGGCACCGGCAGCCGCAGTTCGCGCGGCGCGGCAAAGCCGGCAAAGTCGGGCAGCGGCGCCCCCGGCGGCAGTTCGCCACTGGCGGCGGCGCGCTGCGGCGTGATCGGCAGCGCCGGCGGCGCCACCAGCAGCACGCCCTTCACCTTTTTCTGCTCCAGCAGGCTGGCCTGCCCCAGCCACTCCACCGTGGCGTGACAGCCGAGACTGTGCGCGGCGATCACCACCTTGCCGTCGCAGTCCGCCACCGTTGCGGCCAACCTTTGCACCCAGGCGTCGCGCGTCGGGTACAGCCAGTCGTCCTGCTCCACCCGCCGCGCCAGCGGATACAGCACCTCCCAATAGCTTTGCCAGTGACTGGCGCCGGAGTTGCCCCAGCCGGGGACGGTAATCAGGAACACGTCGTCATCGTCCAGCATCACTCACTCCTGTCGTAGTCCACCGTCAACGGTGCGTGGTCGGAGAACTTTTCATCTTTATAGACGCTGGCCGTGCGCGCCTGCGCCATCAGCGACGGCGTCACGATGTGGTAATCGATGCGCCAGCCGACGTCCTTGGCGTAGGCCTGACCGCGGTTGCTCCACCAACTATAGCCCGGCGCGTCCGGATACAGGCGGCGCCACACGTCGCACCAGCCGTCGCCGAGCAGCTGCGTCATCCACGCGCGTTCCTCCGGCAGGAAGCCGGAGTTCTTGACGTTGCCCTTCCAGTTCTTGAGGTCGATCTCGTTATGGGCGATGTTCCAGTCGCCGCAGATCACCACGTCGCGGCCCTGCGCGCGCAGCTGGTCCAGGTGCGGCTTGAACACGTCGAGGAAGCGGAATTTCACGTCCTGGCGCTCGTCGCTGCTGGAGCCGGACGGCAGGTACAGCGAGATCACCGACAGGTTGCCGCTATCAATCTGTAAATAGCGGCCTTCGGCGTCGATCCAGTCCACGCCAAGGCCGATGGTGACCGCGTCCGGCTGCTGGCGTGTATAGATGCCGACGCCGCTGTAGCCCTTCTTGTCGGCGTAATGAAAGTAGCCGGTCATGCCGTCCGGATTCTGCATCCGCGGCGACAGGTCGCCGGCCTGCGCCTTCAGCTCCTGCACGCAGACAAAATCGGCGTGATGCCCGGCCAGCCAGTCAAAAAAACCCTTCTTGTCGGCAGAACGGATGCCGTTAAGGTTGGCGGAAACGATTCGAAGCATGGGGTCTCCCGTGGTATCCTTGCCGGCAATTTTTCAGCCACGTCAAAGTGTTAATCATAAAGAGGTAAATGGGAATGAGCGATTTTCGTCAGGATTTTATTCGTTTTGCGCTGAGCAAGCAGGTATTGCGTTTTGGCGCATTCGTCACCAAAGCCGGACGCACCTCGCCGTACTTCTTCAACGCCGGCCTGTTCAATGATGGCGACAGCGTACTGCAGCTGTCGCGTTTTTATGCAAAATCCATCAGCAGCAGCGGCGTGCAGTTTGACATGATTTTCGGGCCGGCCTACAAGGGCATCATCCTCGCCGCCGCCGCGTCGATGGCGCTGGCGGAACAGGGCCGCAACGTGCCGTTCGCCTACAACCGCAAGGAAGCCAAGGACCACGGCGAGGGCGGTAGCCTGGTCGGCGCACCGCTCAAGGGCAAGGTACTGATCATCGACGACGTGATCTCCGCCGGCACCTCGGTGCGTGAATCGGTGCAACTGATCCGTGCCGCCGGTGCCGAACCAGCCGGCGTCGCCATCGCGCTGGACCGCATGGAACGCGGCACGGGCGAGCTGTCGGCGGTGCAGGAAGTGGCCCGCGACTTCAACCTGCCGGTGGTGGCGATTGCCAACCTGCACGACCTGCTCGGCTTCCTCGAAGGCAGCCCGGAGCTGGCCGACAATCTGGAAGCGGTGCGTGCCTACCGCGCCCAGTACGGCGTCAGCGCCTGACATGGCCCGCCGCGCCATCCTGCTCTGCTGTCTCGTCACCGTGCCGGCCACGGCCGGCGGGCTATACAAGTGGCAGGACCAGCACGGCGCGGTGCACTACAGCGATCACCGGCCGGCGCAGGAACAGGCCGCCGGCGTCAGCCGCCTGAATCCGCAGGGCGTGCTGCTGGAAGCGGGCGAGTCGGCAGCACAGCAGGCGGCCCGCCTCGCCGCCGCTGCACAGCAGAAACAGCAGCAGGCGCTGCGCCGCGAGCAGCAGCGCCAGGAGCGGATGCTGCGCGAGCGCTACGACAGCGTGCGCGACATCGAACGGCAACGCGACGCCGAGCTGCAGCGGCTACAGCCGGGTCTGCTGCAACTGCAACGCCAGCAACAGCACGAACGCCAGCATCTGGCCAGCCTGCAGGCCGAGGCAAACAGGCTGCAGCAGGCCGGCAAGCCGCTGCAGGGGCTGCCCAGCCAGATCGCGGTGCAGCAGCGCCTGCTCGATGGCACCAGCGCCCAGCTGCAATTGCGCAGCGGCGAAATCGACGCGCTGCGCCGGAAGGCGGAACAGGACAGCCAGCGCCTGCGCCAGCTGCTCGGCGCCAGCGCGCACTGAGCCGCCCCAGCGCGGCCAAGCACACCGCGCCGGCTACCTGCGCACGCAGACGCAGACAACGGCAAGGCGGCACCACCCTGGATCAGCGGCGACGCTTACTGCTGCGCCGCTTCCTTCTGCTGCCAGGCGTCCTTCAATACCTGCTGCGCCTGCTGCAGGCCGCTCTCCGCCGCCAGCAGCTGGCTGTCGGCGTGCTGCAGCTGCAGATTGGCCTGCGCCAGCTGCTGCTGCGCCTGCTCCAGCCGCTGTGCGGCCAACCTTTGCTCCGCCTCCGCCTGCTGTTTCTGCCGCCGCGCGCCGTCCAGACGGCTGTCGGCGCTCTGGTACGCCATCTGCGCCGCCAGCAGCTGCTGATCCACCGTCTGCGCCTGCAGCGTGGCCGCCGCCAGCAGCAGCGCCAGTGCCATGGTCTTGCCTTTCATGTTTCGGACTCCTTGAATCGGTTTGCGGCGTGGCTCAATCGTCCGCCGGCAGCGCGCCGCGCGGTACGTCCAGCGCCTGGATGCGCTCGCGCAGATAGCACAGCATCAGCAGCCCCGGCAGCGCCATCACCGTCGAGAACAGGAAGAACACCGGCCAGCCGACACTTTCGGCCAGCACCCCGGACATCGGCCCGACCCACACGCGGCCGATGGCGGAAAACGCCGACAGCAGCGCGAACTGGGTGGCGGTGAATTTCTGGTTGCACAGCGCCATCAGGAAGGCGACAAACGCCGCGGTGCCCATGCCGGCGGTCAGGTTCTCGATGCTGACCGCGAACAGCAGCAGGTTGTCGACGGCGGTGGCCTCGTGCAGCGCCACCAGACCCCAGTCGAACGGCGGCAGCGAGAAGCCGCCCCAGGCGCCCTTGCCCGACACCGCCACCAGCCAGAAGCCGAGGTTGGACAAGAGCTGCAGCACGCCGAACAGCAGCAGCGAGCGGAACAGCCCCAGCTTCATCATCAGCGCACCGCCGGCCAGCGCGCCGACGATGGTCAGCCAGATGCCGATCACCTTGTTGACCACGCCGATCTCGGCCTGGGCAAACCCGACGCCCTTGAGCAGAAAGGTGGTGGTCAGCGCGCCGGCAAAGGCGTCGCCCAGCTTATAGAGGATGATCAGCGCCAGAAAGGCGCCGGCCGCCTCCATGCTGAAATAGTTGCCCAGCGAGCGGTTCAGCGTCTCGAAGCGCGCGCGCCGCGCCGCCCACCACGCCAGCGGGATGGTCACCCCCATGCCGATCAGCAGCGTCAGCAGGTCGACCCATTTTTTCTGGTCCGGATTGACCGCCGGCGCAAGGTTGGCCGCAGCCGGCGCCGCGCTGCCGAACAGCGGCGACAGCACGGCGTCGGCCAGCGGCGCGCCGACGCGGGTGGTGAACTGGTAGCCGATCACCACCGCCAGCAGCACCGCGACAAAGCCTTTCAGGTCGTTGCGCGCATTGCTGTGCGGCGCGATATTGCCGGCCGGCACCGCCGGCACCAGCAGTAGCGACACCAGTGCCGCCACCAGCATCAGCCCCGCCATCAGCAAGTAGATGCCGTTCCAGTTCAGGCCGCTGCCGCTGACCGGATCGGCCCACACCATGGCGATGCCGCCGGACAGGATCATCGCCAGCCGGTAGCCGAACACTCCCAGCGAGGAGCCGAGGCCGCGCTCCTGCGGCGCCAGCACGTCGGTGCGGTAGGCGTCGATCACCACATCCTGCGACGCGGACAGGAAGGACAGCAGCACCGCCAGCAACGCAAACGCCTGAATGCCGTGCGCCGGCGAGGTCTGCGCCATCAGCGCCAGCGTGGCGGCGATGCCCAGCTGCGACAGCACCAGCCAGCCGCGGCGGCGCCCCAGCAGCGGCGGCTCGAAGCGGTCCATCAGCGGCGCCCACAGGAACTTGAAGGTGTACGGTAGCCCGACCAGGCTGAGAAAGCCGATGGTGGCGATGTCGAGGCCGTCCACCGTCAGCCACGCCTGCATCGCGGTGCCGGACAGCGCCAGCGGCAGGCCGCTGGCAAAACCCAGCACCCCGATCATGAGCATGCGCCACGCGCCGCTCTTGCGAAAATCAGCCATCTACTCGTTCCTGTCACTGCAAAATAAAAAGAGCGCGGATCACGCGCCCTGAAATCGCCGGGGCCGGGCCCCGGCCAGCACCGCGTCAGCCGCGGCCGACCCGGTAAAACGCCAGGCTGCCGCGCAGATTGGGCAGGAAGCTCACCCGCCGGCCGTGTGCCATCACCACCCGCTCCAGCACGCGGATGTGGTTCTTGGCGCACAAGTTCTCGAAGTCGCCCAGCATGCACCAGTGGATGTTGGGGGTGTTGTACCACTGGTAGGGCATGTCGTCGGACACCGGCATGTGGCCCTGCATGATCTGCCAGCGGTTCTGCCAGTAGCCGAAGTTGGGGAAGGTGACGATCGCCTCGCGGCCAACCCTGAGCATCTCCAGCAGGATCTGCTCGGTGTGCTGCATCGCCTGAATGGTCTGCGACAGCACCACGTGCTCGAAGCGCTGGTCCTCGAACTCGGCAAGGCCGGCTTCGAGGTCTCCCTGGATGGCATTGACGCCGGCCTTCACGCAGCTGACCACGTTATTGACGTCGAAATCGACGCCGTAGCCGTTGACCTGCTTGTGCTGCTGCAGCCAGGCCAGCAGTTCGCCCTCGCCGCAACCGAGGTCCAGCACGCGGCTGGCCGGGGCCACCCAGTCGGCGATCAGTTGCAGGTCGGGGCGCAATGTTGTCAGTGTCATCATGCGTTCACCTCCTCGGCCACGCGGTCCAGATAGGCCTGCATCAGGTCGACATAGGGTTGGTCAGTCATCAGGAAGGCGTCGTGGCCGTGCACCGACTCGATCTCGCCGTAGCAGACGCGCTTGCCGGCGGCGATCAGCGCCTTCACCGTCTCGCGCGAGCGTTCCGGCGAGAAGCGCCAGTCGCTGGTGAAGCTGGCCACCAGGAAGCTGGCCGTCGCCTTTTTCAGCGCCGCCACCAGGTCGCCGCCGTAGTCCTTGGCCGGGTCGAAGTAGTCCAGCGCCTTGGTCATCAGCAGATAGGTGTTGGCGTCGAAGTAGTCGGAGAACTTGTCGCCCTGATAGCGCAGGTAGCTCTCGATCTCGAACTCGACGTCGTAGCCGAACTGGTATTCGCCGGAGCGCAGCATGCGGCCGAATTTCTCGCCCATGCCGTCATCGGACAGGTAGGTGATGTGGCCCAGCATCCGCGCCAGGCGCAGGCCTCGGCGTGGGATGGTGCCGTGGGCGTAGAAGTCGCCGCCGAGAAAATCGGGATCGGTAATGATCGCCTGTCGCGCCACGTCGTTGAAGGCGATGTTCTGCGCCGACAGCTTGGGCGCCGAGGCGATCACCAGCGCGTGGGCGATGCGATCCGGGTAGTCGATGCTCCACTGCAGCGCCTGCATGCCGCCCAGACTGCCGCCGATCACCGCCGCCCAGCGGTCGATGCCGAGACGGTCGGCGAGGCGTGCCTGCGCGGTGACCCAGTCCGGCACCGTCACCACCGGAAAGCGCGAGCCCCAGGGTTGGCCGCAATCCGGATCGATGCTGGACGGGCCGCTGCTGCCGTGGCAGCCGCCAAGGTTGTTGACCCCAACCACGAAAAAACGGTTGGTGTCGATCGGCTTGCCGGGGCCGACCATGTTGTCCCACCAGCCGGCGGCCTTGTCGTCTGCGCTGTAGCGGCCAGCGACGTGGTGATGGCCGGACAGCGCGTGGCAGATCAGAATGCCATTGCTGCGCGCGGCATTCAGCGTGCCGTAGGTTTCAAAAGTCAGGCGATACGACGCCAGCACATGGCCGCTGTTGAGCGGCAGCGGCGTGGAAAAATCCGCATGCTGTGGCGTCACGATGCCGACGGATGACGAAAGATTGGACATAACTGCCTCTTGTAATCGGCGGCGGGGGCAGGAATGGCGGCCTTTTCGGCTCTGCCCGTCCCCGTTCAAGGCTGCTCCTGAGCAAGGAGAGAGCTTAGCTTGCCGACGCACGCTTGCACAGGCCTGCCAACGCCGCCAATAATCATTCCCTGCAAATTTTCGCGGTTTTTCGCCATGATCGGTCGCCTGTTCCGGCTTGCCCTGCTGTTTGTCACCGCTTTCCTGCTGATCCGCTGGCTGTTCAACCGCGAACAGCGCCAGACCGGCCGCGATTTCATCCACACCCTCGCCATCGCGCTGCTGGCCAGCTCGTTGCTGTTCCTGCTGCTGAATCTGGCCGGCATCCGGCTGTAGTCGACAGCCTTGATCCCGCTCACTCCGCATCGGCGGCCAAGGCGCTAGACTGCCGGCTTTTCTGCCGACGAGCCCTGGCTGCGCATGGACCTGACCCGCCACCTTCATACCTTCGGCCACTACCTGAAAACCCGTTTCGGGGAAAAGGTGCACAAGCTGTCGCTGGCCGGCGACTTCACCTGCCCCAACCGCGACGGCACGCTGGACCGCGGCGGCTG carries:
- a CDS encoding RBBP9/YdeN family alpha/beta hydrolase, with product MLDDDDVFLITVPGWGNSGASHWQSYWEVLYPLARRVEQDDWLYPTRDAWVQRLAATVADCDGKVVIAAHSLGCHATVEWLGQASLLEQKKVKGVLLVAPPALPITPQRAAASGELPPGAPLPDFAGFAAPRELRLPVPARLVASHDDLFCDWTEAEALAACWQVPLLSAGNSGHMGSNSRLGDWKAGQRLIQQLILD
- a CDS encoding exodeoxyribonuclease III, which gives rise to MLRIVSANLNGIRSADKKGFFDWLAGHHADFVCVQELKAQAGDLSPRMQNPDGMTGYFHYADKKGYSGVGIYTRQQPDAVTIGLGVDWIDAEGRYLQIDSGNLSVISLYLPSGSSSDERQDVKFRFLDVFKPHLDQLRAQGRDVVICGDWNIAHNEIDLKNWKGNVKNSGFLPEERAWMTQLLGDGWCDVWRRLYPDAPGYSWWSNRGQAYAKDVGWRIDYHIVTPSLMAQARTASVYKDEKFSDHAPLTVDYDRSE
- a CDS encoding DUF4124 domain-containing protein; protein product: MARRAILLCCLVTVPATAGGLYKWQDQHGAVHYSDHRPAQEQAAGVSRLNPQGVLLEAGESAAQQAARLAAAAQQKQQQALRREQQRQERMLRERYDSVRDIERQRDAELQRLQPGLLQLQRQQQHERQHLASLQAEANRLQQAGKPLQGLPSQIAVQQRLLDGTSAQLQLRSGEIDALRRKAEQDSQRLRQLLGASAH
- the metX gene encoding homoserine O-succinyltransferase MetX translates to MSNLSSSVGIVTPQHADFSTPLPLNSGHVLASYRLTFETYGTLNAARSNGILICHALSGHHHVAGRYSADDKAAGWWDNMVGPGKPIDTNRFFVVGVNNLGGCHGSSGPSSIDPDCGQPWGSRFPVVTVPDWVTAQARLADRLGIDRWAAVIGGSLGGMQALQWSIDYPDRIAHALVIASAPKLSAQNIAFNDVARQAIITDPDFLGGDFYAHGTIPRRGLRLARMLGHITYLSDDGMGEKFGRMLRSGEYQFGYDVEFEIESYLRYQGDKFSDYFDANTYLLMTKALDYFDPAKDYGGDLVAALKKATASFLVASFTSDWRFSPERSRETVKALIAAGKRVCYGEIESVHGHDAFLMTDQPYVDLMQAYLDRVAEEVNA
- the pyrE gene encoding orotate phosphoribosyltransferase, with the translated sequence MSDFRQDFIRFALSKQVLRFGAFVTKAGRTSPYFFNAGLFNDGDSVLQLSRFYAKSISSSGVQFDMIFGPAYKGIILAAAASMALAEQGRNVPFAYNRKEAKDHGEGGSLVGAPLKGKVLIIDDVISAGTSVRESVQLIRAAGAEPAGVAIALDRMERGTGELSAVQEVARDFNLPVVAIANLHDLLGFLEGSPELADNLEAVRAYRAQYGVSA
- the metW gene encoding methionine biosynthesis protein MetW, with translation MMTLTTLRPDLQLIADWVAPASRVLDLGCGEGELLAWLQQHKQVNGYGVDFDVNNVVSCVKAGVNAIQGDLEAGLAEFEDQRFEHVVLSQTIQAMQHTEQILLEMLRVGREAIVTFPNFGYWQNRWQIMQGHMPVSDDMPYQWYNTPNIHWCMLGDFENLCAKNHIRVLERVVMAHGRRVSFLPNLRGSLAFYRVGRG
- a CDS encoding AmpG family muropeptide MFS transporter translates to MADFRKSGAWRMLMIGVLGFASGLPLALSGTAMQAWLTVDGLDIATIGFLSLVGLPYTFKFLWAPLMDRFEPPLLGRRRGWLVLSQLGIAATLALMAQTSPAHGIQAFALLAVLLSFLSASQDVVIDAYRTDVLAPQERGLGSSLGVFGYRLAMILSGGIAMVWADPVSGSGLNWNGIYLLMAGLMLVAALVSLLLVPAVPAGNIAPHSNARNDLKGFVAVLLAVVIGYQFTTRVGAPLADAVLSPLFGSAAPAAANLAPAVNPDQKKWVDLLTLLIGMGVTIPLAWWAARRARFETLNRSLGNYFSMEAAGAFLALIILYKLGDAFAGALTTTFLLKGVGFAQAEIGVVNKVIGIWLTIVGALAGGALMMKLGLFRSLLLFGVLQLLSNLGFWLVAVSGKGAWGGFSLPPFDWGLVALHEATAVDNLLLFAVSIENLTAGMGTAAFVAFLMALCNQKFTATQFALLSAFSAIGRVWVGPMSGVLAESVGWPVFFLFSTVMALPGLLMLCYLRERIQALDVPRGALPADD
- a CDS encoding protein MIGRI, encoding MIGRLFRLALLFVTAFLLIRWLFNREQRQTGRDFIHTLAIALLASSLLFLLLNLAGIRL